One window from the genome of Ammoniphilus sp. CFH 90114 encodes:
- the fabF gene encoding beta-ketoacyl-ACP synthase II, with protein MKNRVVITGMGVISPIGKSVEEFWSNLLAGKSGVDHITAFDVSEYPTRIAAEVKDFNAENYMDKKEVKRTDRFVQFAIAAAKLAMENAGLNMDEVNRDRVGVYVGSGIGGLGTFEDQHRTLMEKGPKRVSPFFIPMMIANMGSGQVSIILGAKGPNSAAVTACATGTNSIGDAFKIIQRGEADVMFAGGSEATIRPTGLAGFCSAKAMSTRNDEPQKASRPFDLDRDGFVMGEGSGVLVLESLEHAKQRGAKIFAEIVGYGMSGDAHHLTMPAPEGEGAARCMKMAIRDAGINPEEIDYINAHGTSTEYNDKFETMAIKATLGDHAYKVAVSSTKSMTGHLLGAAGAIEAIACVKAIEDQTIPPTINYETPDPDCDLDYVPNVPRKAKVNVTLSNSLGFGGHNATIIIKKFEE; from the coding sequence ATGAAAAATCGAGTCGTCATTACCGGAATGGGTGTTATCTCCCCAATAGGAAAGTCTGTTGAAGAGTTTTGGAGTAACTTATTAGCTGGAAAATCTGGCGTTGATCATATTACTGCGTTTGACGTATCTGAATATCCCACGCGTATCGCTGCAGAAGTTAAGGATTTCAATGCGGAAAATTATATGGATAAGAAGGAAGTAAAAAGAACGGATCGATTTGTTCAATTTGCTATTGCTGCTGCCAAGTTAGCAATGGAAAATGCAGGTCTTAATATGGATGAAGTGAACCGTGACCGAGTTGGGGTCTATGTAGGATCGGGTATAGGCGGACTAGGAACTTTTGAGGATCAGCACCGTACTCTCATGGAGAAAGGACCGAAGCGAGTAAGTCCATTCTTTATCCCTATGATGATTGCCAATATGGGTTCTGGACAAGTATCTATTATCCTTGGAGCTAAAGGTCCTAACAGTGCTGCTGTAACAGCATGCGCAACGGGAACTAACTCGATTGGAGATGCATTTAAGATCATCCAACGTGGAGAAGCTGATGTCATGTTTGCCGGAGGTTCAGAAGCGACCATTCGTCCGACAGGACTCGCAGGATTCTGTTCAGCAAAAGCGATGTCTACTCGAAACGATGAACCCCAAAAGGCAAGTCGCCCTTTTGATCTAGATCGTGATGGATTCGTAATGGGAGAAGGTTCTGGCGTGCTTGTACTAGAATCGCTTGAACATGCTAAACAACGAGGAGCAAAGATTTTTGCAGAGATTGTTGGTTACGGTATGAGCGGAGATGCTCATCATCTGACCATGCCTGCTCCAGAAGGTGAAGGAGCGGCTCGCTGTATGAAGATGGCAATTCGTGATGCAGGAATTAATCCTGAGGAGATTGATTACATTAATGCACATGGAACTTCTACTGAGTATAATGATAAATTTGAGACCATGGCGATTAAAGCTACACTTGGAGACCATGCATACAAGGTAGCGGTAAGCTCGACTAAGTCGATGACAGGCCACTTGCTTGGAGCAGCGGGTGCTATAGAAGCTATCGCTTGCGTCAAGGCCATCGAAGATCAAACGATCCCTCCAACCATTAATTACGAGACTCCGGATCCAGACTGTGATCTTGATTACGTACCGAACGTACCAAGAAAAGCTAAGGTCAATGTCACCTTATCTAATTCTCTAGGATTTGGCGGTCATAATGCAACGATTATTATTAAAAAGTTTGAAGAGTAA
- the rnc gene encoding ribonuclease III gives MDFQQLQNTIGIQFKNELLLRQAFTHSSYVNEHRGKPYQDNERLEFLGDAVLELTVSQFLFTHFPKMSEGEMTKLRAAIVCEPSLVRFAESLQFGKIVLLGKGEEMTGGRQRPALLADVFEAFIGALYLDQGLSTVTTFLDQFVFPSVDRGEFMRVTDYKSQLQEHVQHDNLGEISYRIVEEKGPAHNREFVSEVLLNGVPMGAGRGRSKKEAEQHAAAVAIEKLGIKR, from the coding sequence GTGGACTTTCAACAACTACAAAATACAATCGGAATTCAGTTTAAGAATGAGCTGCTCCTAAGGCAAGCCTTTACTCATTCCTCTTATGTGAATGAACATCGGGGTAAGCCTTACCAAGACAATGAGCGCTTAGAGTTTTTGGGAGATGCTGTACTTGAGCTAACGGTATCCCAATTTTTATTTACTCATTTCCCTAAGATGTCGGAGGGTGAAATGACCAAGCTTCGGGCTGCTATTGTATGTGAACCTTCGCTTGTTCGTTTTGCTGAATCCTTGCAATTTGGCAAGATCGTTTTGCTTGGTAAAGGCGAAGAGATGACGGGGGGAAGGCAGAGACCCGCACTTTTAGCAGATGTGTTTGAAGCGTTTATCGGTGCTCTATATTTAGACCAGGGATTGTCAACTGTTACCACTTTCCTAGATCAATTTGTATTCCCTTCTGTGGACCGGGGAGAGTTTATGAGAGTAACGGATTACAAGAGCCAACTTCAAGAACATGTTCAGCATGATAATTTAGGTGAGATCTCTTATCGGATTGTGGAAGAGAAAGGTCCTGCCCATAACCGCGAATTTGTCTCAGAAGTACTGCTTAATGGAGTCCCAATGGGAGCAGGGAGAGGTCGATCGAAGAAAGAGGCCGAACAGCATGCTGCAGCAGTAGCTATTGAAAAACTTGGAATTAAGCGATGA